The Longimicrobium sp. genome has a segment encoding these proteins:
- a CDS encoding TonB-dependent receptor plug domain-containing protein — translation MATRPIVRWRMPLCLCAAVLLAGCGARSASPSTEPEPEDEVDIGYGTVPAGRVTGAVSSVHGRSLRNQRVTRVEEMLRGRVPGVQVTQTGDGGYLVRIRGAGNFGAGGEPLFVVDGTPVHAMRPGSALEGIMPSDVVRIDVLRDAASAASYGLRGMNGVILITTRRPG, via the coding sequence ATGGCCACTCGCCCGATCGTCCGCTGGAGGATGCCGCTCTGCCTGTGCGCGGCCGTGCTGCTGGCCGGGTGCGGCGCGCGTTCGGCGTCGCCGTCCACGGAGCCCGAGCCGGAGGACGAGGTGGACATCGGCTACGGGACCGTTCCGGCGGGTCGCGTGACGGGGGCGGTGAGCTCGGTGCACGGGCGGAGCCTGCGGAACCAGCGGGTGACGCGGGTGGAAGAGATGCTGCGGGGGCGCGTGCCCGGAGTGCAGGTCACGCAGACGGGAGACGGCGGCTACCTCGTGCGGATCCGGGGCGCGGGCAACTTCGGGGCGGGCGGGGAGCCGCTGTTCGTGGTGGATGGAACGCCCGTGCACGCCATGCGTCCTGGCAGCGCGCTGGAGGGCATCATGCCGTCGGACGTGGTTCGCATCGACGTGCTGCGCGATGCCGCCTCCGCCGCCTCGTACGGCCTCCGCGGGATGAACGGCGTGATCCTCATCACCACCCGCCGCCCCGGCTGA